gaagagcctGAAGGAGCTTTCAAACTAGCAAGTGGCAGGAAGAGAGTGTTGAAGAAGACAAAGGATAGGGTATGGTTCAATGAGAAGCTTCCAGATCCACATGAACAGTTTTGTAAGGGATTGTGCTTCACCACTGTTTATGAGTTCAGAGATGCACTTAGGGATTTTCACATCAGGACTCTGAGGAATTTCCAGTATCACAGAAATGCACCTGATAGGATTATTGTTTGGTGCTCAGAGAGAGCCCATGGATGTGATTTTCACATCAGTGCATCTAAGATAGCTCATGAAAAAACTTTCTGCATCAAGAAGTGTGATATGCTGCATACTTGTGGAGCATGTGCAGAGAGTACAAAGGTTACTACAAAGTGGTTGTCCAAATCAGTACAACCAGCATTGAGAGAAGACATTAGATCTCCTGTGGATGCATTAATAAAGAAGACTAAGACTAAATTCTCAGTTGATGTTTCAAGAAGTGTTGCCTATAGGGCAAGGAGGAATGCTGTTGGTGTGGTGCAGGGTGACCACAAGCAGCAGTATTTGAGGCCGAGGGATTATCTTCAAGCTGTTCTTGATACAAACCCTGGGAGCAGGTGTATTGTCACAACATTTGTTGACCCAGAAAACCCTGCACCCACTCCTAGATTCAAGTACATGTTCTACTGTTTGGCAGCTTCAAAGGAAGGGTTTCTTAATGGTTGTAGACCATTTATAGGTAAATATTTCCTGTCCTGGTTGTGTTGTACATATTTGTGTGTCAATTTCCTTTGGTAGCTAATGTGTGACTCCATCCAGGGCTTGATGGATGTTTCATCAAGTTAACCACTGGACAACAAATTCTTGCTGCCACAGGAagggatggcaacaacaacatctaccctatagcttttggtgtggttgacaaggaagatggagacagttggacttggtttttaaCTCAGTTGAGATGCTGCATTGGTAGTGGCAACAAATTTGGAACATACACAATAATATCTGACAGGCAAAAGGTTAGAAACTAAATCATTGAACTTAGTTGATATGGTAATTCACTGAATTATGTGAGTGTGTTCATATGTAGATCTATTTTGTGAATGTACAGGGTTTACTTAAGGCAATAAATGAAGTGTTCCCTGATTCACCTCAAAGATTCTGTCTTAGGCACATATATGCCAACTTCCAATCAGCTGGTTACAGAAGCAAAGAACTAAAGAAGTGTGTTGACAAGGCTAGATACTCTTATACTAGACATGGGCATGAATTAGGGATGGCAGAGCTGAAAGCACAGTGTGAGGATGCTTGGAAATGGCTTAAAAATATAGAGGTCTCTGCTTGGGCTAGGTATGCTATGGACCATACTTGCAAAACAGATCTAGTTGTGAACAACCTTAGTGAAGTCTTCAACAAGATGATACTTGATGTTAGATCCAAACCAATAAGGACAATGTTTGAAGGGATCAGGACAAAGCAGATGATCAAGAGGCAACAGACTAGGGAGAAGTTACAGACTTGCAGGTGGACAATCACACCAAATTACTCAGAGATTCTTGAGGAGAATAAAAAATATGCCAAGTACTGCCAGGCTGACAGAGCTGGTGAAACAATTTGGCAAGTAACAAGCAAAGAAAAGCAATATTGTGTGGACATGGCAACCTGCACATGTGACTGCAAGAGATGGAACATGACAGGTGTACCTTGCAGTCATGGCATATCTGCAATGACAAAGCAGAAGCTGCATCCTGAGGACTATGTGTCTGAATTCTTCAAGAAGCCATTGTACATGGAGACATACAAAGCAATTATTTACCCTGTCCCTGGTCCAGATTGCTGGCCTGATACAAACACTCAAGACATTCATCCTCCTGTGTTTAAAGAAAAGGCAGGCAAAAAGCAGACAACAAGGAGGAAGGGAGAGTTTGAAGTTCCAGCTCCAAGAGACACAAGTAGGATGGGCACTATCACATGTGGAAACTGTGGTTTGGAAGGACATAGGTATACAACATGCAACAAGACTCTGAAGCCTAGTCTTCAGATGAGGAAAAACAAACACCAGGTAATAAGCAAGCTTGGAAAAAACATCAAACACTTTTGAATGAGTAGACTTTTAGAAACAAATGTTATGTTTGACATGCAGGAAAACATGGCAGTTTACTCTGATATACCTACTGCAACAACCACCTCAGTCCCTGTTGCAAGAGGTAGAAGAGGAGCACAAGCTGCATCTCAACCAGGTCCTTCTACTTCTGCACCAGGCCCTACACCAAGAGCTAAAAGAGGTAGGACTGCAGGTGGAGGGAGGACTCGTGGATTCACTGCACCAAGAGCTGCAACCACTTCTGATATTCAAGTTGGGAGCAAGAGGAAGAGGACCCCAAGCTCAAAATTGGCAGACTACTTCTACTGTAGTGGTAACTACTGAAACCTGATAGCACTGTGGTTAGTTTTATGCGCACTATCTGAATTTGTTGTGCACTTTTCTAAAACTGTCGTGCACTTTCCTGAACCTATCGTGCACTTTCCTGAACCTGTCGTGCACTTTTCTGAACCTGTTGTGCTATCTGAACCTGTTATGCAGCTTCTAAAACTGTTGTGCAGTTTGTGCTTTTGTTTCAAAGCGTTTTTGACCTTTTGTTCACTTAACGGTGGAAATGGGCctcagtttggactctcatattgGACCGCAGTCCACAAGCCTGCGTAGGTGTCTATAAAAAGACCCTAACCTGTCCTTCCCCTGACCActaaaaccctagccgccagcatCACTGCAACCCTAGCCTAGCCACAAAGATGGATCGAAGCTTAGGAGAGGTTGTCGACGACCTGGAGGAGAGTTCTAGAGCAGCAAGAAGGGCCACAAGAGTAGAAAGGAGGGGTGGTAGGGCCCAGGCACGCGAGCAACGCCAGAGGCTGGCTGCCACGATTATGGCAGCCCGCAACTCCCTCGACGTGATGCAGTTCAAGGAGGTGTTCCTAGATGGAACAATCATCACCAATGATTTGATCATTTGGTGGGCTAGAGATAGGGCAACCTTCCATCGGTACCAAGTCACAAGGACTAGGTGGAGCAGAATCCTTGATTCTGCATCTGAAACAGGTCCAGGTTCAGTATGAATGTATGAATGTATGGTCTGGATTTGTGCGCTGAATTTGTGCTCTGAATTTGCGTCTTTAGTTTTCTGAATTTGTGCTCTAAATGTATGCGCACTTGTATGTGTGGATTTTCTGAATTTGTGTTCTGAATGTATGCGTATGCGCTGattttctgaattttctgaatttgtgCATGTATGTGGATTTCTCTGATTTTCTCTAGAACACTTTGAACACCACTGCCTCTGCCCAACTACAAGCACACAAGTTTGCACAACTTTCAACCAACATCAATTAACGAGCACAAGTTTCACCACACAATAACTACTGCCCAACTACCACCCTGTCAACTACTACTGCATAAGTTTTACTTCTCCACTGCCTCACTCCACCTCTCTTTAACTCCCCCCTCTTTCTTCAGCTCTACTCACATCACTCTCACTCACCACAACTTCACCTCTCTCAACACCACTACACTCACCACTTCCTGCTCCAACCATGgctgcttcttcctcttcttcggacCCATGGATCAACCCATTCCCAACTAGCAAGGGATGGGTTGCCATGCTTTATGGTTCTGCGCGCGGCGACGAAGACCTCTTCGTCGACTACATGAAGGTCGCCACGAGGTACACCAGCGTTCAAGGGCTGGTGGATGGAGCAGAGGAAGTGAGGAAGAAGGCGACGAGTGAGGAGAAGCAACGCATGGACCAGCAGTATGGAAACCGAGGTAAGGGGATCATGCCAATAGATATACTGCTATGGGCAATGAAAGAGGCGGGATCCGCTGATGCTGGGCAGAGGCAGCGGTGGGCAGACTACCACTACGTCGCTCCAGCACAATCTACGGCTGAAGCAAATGCAAACAAGCACCAAGATGATGACGACGACCTCCAGATCATCGCACCACCAGCACTGCAGgctcgccgccgccctcctcccatcATCTTCATCGATGAAGACAAAGATGACGAAGAACAGGAGGTGCAGATACTGCCAAATCATCCTACCAAAGTGAAGCAGGAGGTACGACGCTCAGGCCGCTTAGCAGGGCAGGGATCCAGGGCAGGCGCCTAACTGAAACTGAATGTGAAACTGTCACATTCAGTTTCGTTAGTCTTATTCAGTGTTGGCTGGTTTCAGTTATCCTCAAACTATTTActgctatctatctatctatgtactgCTATCTATGTTGCATCCTCAGACAATTTGTGTTATCTATGCTACCTCCTATGTaatgcaagtttcagtttcaattTTAGTTTGTTTGGTGTTACCAGATTCATTAGCAACAACTAGCTAGCAGCAACAAATTGCAGGTAGAGATATAACAACATCTGAATAACATGGTTCAGGGGGCATTACAAATAGGATTATCTTAGAGCATTACAGATCAGGGGCATGCCAGCACCCAACAACACAACCAAAATGATCTGAAACCATAGGCAGTTAATAGGGGAGTAGTTCATATTAAGATGCATATCTGCATCAAATTCTAGTAGTAGGCCAGTTATATATATAGGCCTCATATTCACTTACCAACCATAGGTACCACTTCACTCCTCCATGACAACTTCTTTTATCTTGTCTAGCTTCTCTTTGCACCCATGACCAGCCTTCAAGAGATCAGCAATGATATGCTccagcttgttcttctcttctttAAGTAGGTCTCTCTCCACTTGTATCTCCTTCATGGCTTTCCtggtgttttgaatgatatcagctTGACTCTGCAGGGTGCACCTCTGTTCTTTCTTGAGCTTAAGCTTCTCCATTTCAACCTCAATCTTTGCCTGCTCCGCAAGCTGATGCTTCTTCTCCTTAAGTTCATTGATTGCCTGGCTTGTAAGACCCATGTCATGGGATCTCTGCCCATCCTGGTAATCAAACAGCTTGGATACATCATCCACAAGCTGACTGTACTGATTGCCAAGAGAATCCAGCTCCTTCTTCAGTTTCTCAACCTCTATCTCATGAGCCTCTTTGTCTTGGACTCTACCAAGGTTCTCCTCATGATACATATCCCAGAGCTTGGTTAAGCACCTTTGCAAAATTATAGGCCAAGGGGCATCCACCCACTCTAAAACACCACAGTTCACACCATCCTGAAAATTTAATTTACAGTGGGCTTTATTCTTCATTAACAAACAAATTCACAATAACAAATGAGAAATGCAGCAGCATTATTCAGAAAAGAACAAAATGAATCAATCACAGCCATGACAACTTGGTTCATTACCTCAGTTGCACATCCTATGAATCTTCTGCCTGTGTCAGTGCCTTCAAATGCCACAAATTTGCCTGCCCTCTGCCTGTGCAGGATGCACCTGCGGTCAGATTCAGTGACAAGCCCACAAAAGCTTGGATCTATCACAGTATCCGGAGTTTGCTGCAGCAGGAAACACATATATATCAACTACACCTCCCATATCTAAACTTAAATGGAGAAATCCCAATCCTTcttcaaaccctaaccctaaccctagcagatGAGAGGAGAGAATGAGCCGACTTACGAAATACTCCATCTGCAGGCCACTGAACTCGCTCATGTACTCGTCATCGTCAGAGGTCTCGTTGCTGTTGGGCCACGACGGCATGGTCGCGGCGCGGCGTCGCCTGAGtgcgagaagaagaaaagaagcaaTGGAGAGCAGAGAGCAGAGGAACAGAGTGGGTGAGCGAGTGAGCTCGGGGGAGAGTGGGGTGGCGAGGAAGACGAGGGAGCCGGTCGGCCAGGTTAGTCCTGGTCCGACCGGGCCGACCGACACGCGCGGCTAACGGGCGGCAGGCGAGCACCGTTAGCCGTTAGCGCGGCTGCCGTCCTGACAGGTGGGCCACATCTGTCAGAAACTCGTTTAAAACACTTCAATCAGTCATCAACTCGATatggtagttttttgtcacgaaATCAGCGTTAAACTGGAGTTTTTGGTCACTTTTCAAAAtatggtagttctgtgggacggttACGTGAAATGTGGTAGTTGTTTGTCAATTACTCGTTCTTCAGAGGTAAGGAACATATTAGCAGCATGCACAAGAATCAATGCATGCGCACACTGATCAGCCCTTGAGTGGATGGCTTAACTTAGATGCGCACATGTAAATTGCAAGTTTATATAGGAGTAGTAGCAGCAGTTTAAAAGAGCAAAGCGCATCCAGCCAGGTAGTCAAAAAGGGCGAAAGATGCATGCAAGAAAGTAAACTTTTGCGAGGGCACTCGTGAGTCATGGCAACCTGAACCTGATCCATCCAAATTAAAGTTGATCAACAATTCTATTTTAATTACCCCATAAAAAAACAATTCTATTTTAATCGGACAAGATAAGATAAGAGTTGGTTTCTTTTCTTAGTCGCAGGTAGCTCCTGGAATCTGGAATCGTGAGTTGGGTCAATAAAAGGCATTCTTCGCCATGG
The window above is part of the Triticum aestivum cultivar Chinese Spring chromosome 2A, IWGSC CS RefSeq v2.1, whole genome shotgun sequence genome. Proteins encoded here:
- the LOC123186078 gene encoding uncharacterized protein, yielding MAAADRNSGAESLGGAPPDVLGGGDAVFVEVDNWLGSSSFAVENQSQPQSQPSQTIVRRRVAAASKRRSAARGRRKLPCPAGGASIDDPKWEIWFHFLARESVCRRIYQSDISFLTMVSLIRSEGYGADDYMYYVIDEEKGIEGMEHLDSEHDVQQMLIHFEKETSVNIRVVRADEPCNEDENRDSYFAQHCINTQQSCTKLVDAVSDRKDELKQSSLQMEADFNHFEGDTDVSEFLSDDAQSGPDDNNVQLHPGSPSEEEAAEVDTSVVQKLKPVRNHGPTSRSHQEVEKEVKPDWFPEANEFCFPGDVGISDEEEEPEGAFKLASGRKRVLKKTKDRVWFNEKLPDPHEQFCKGLCFTTVYEFRDALRDFHIRTLRNFQYHRNAPDRIIVWCSERAHGCDFHISASKIAHEKTFCIKKCDMLHTCGACAESTKVTTKWLSKSVQPALREDIRSPVDALIKKTKTKFSVDVSRSVAYRARRNAVGVVQGDHKQQYLRPRDYLQAVLDTNPGSRCIVTTFVDPENPAPTPRFKYMFYCLAASKEGFLNGCRPFIGLDGCFIKLTTGQQILAATGRDGNNNIYPIAFGVVDKEDGDSWTWFLTQLRCCIGSGNKFGTYTIISDRQKGLLKAINEVFPDSPQRFCLRHIYANFQSAGYRSKELKKCVDKARYSYTRHGHELGMAELKAQCEDAWKWLKNIEVSAWARYAMDHTCKTDLVVNNLSEVFNKMILDVRSKPIRTMFEGIRTKQMIKRQQTREKLQTCRWTITPNYSEILEENKKYAKYCQADRAGETIWQVTSKEKQYCVDMATCTCDCKRWNMTGVPCSHGISAMTKQKLHPEDYVSEFFKKPLYMETYKAIIYPVPGPDCWPDTNTQDIHPPVFKEKAGKKQTTRRKGEFEVPAPRDTSRMGTITCGNCGLEGHRYTTCNKTLKPSLQMRKNKHQVISKLGKNIKHF